TGCtgtaagtttttatttttaatttttaaattagACTAAAAAAATTTGATAATTTGCTCGCTCATCCGTAACTGGGTATAGGTCAAAGTGATGGCGGACGACAGAGCGGAGTGGGAAGGCAAGGTTTTTATCTCTGAGTCTTTTGGCCCTCCACCTCCTCTGCCAACCACTTCCTGTATCGTGGAGGATGGAGGTAATAATTAGCTTCACTTCCAGGAGACAATCACACAATTCTAAATTTCTGAAAACACCTAAAAatgacagatttaaaaaaaaaaaaaattgcggcaGTGTGTGACAATGTCATCGTCTATTCAGGCAACGCCAGCCCCCGTGCCATCCGTTCCACCACATACTGCTTGCCCCAGGATGGTCCCACTGCCCTGCTGGCCCGGCTGCCTCTGGCCACTCTAGTCACGCCTTTAGCCAGACAAAACCCACTAGAGGTAAGTTTTTAACTTCCATTTTTGTCTAATTATCTTGTCAGTTTAAATGGCGCTTGTCGAGTTGGATTATAATGATACAAAGACATACTTTAACGCAGCTTCACTGACATCTCGCTTCCAGAAGCCTCTTCCGGTCGTCCCGGACGACTCGTGCATCTCGGGATGTCGTTGCTGCGGCGCATCCATGTGCGTCGCCATGAGTTGGCAGGACTGCGGCCAGAGGTTCCGCTGCCCGTTTTGTGATAAGCTGACCGAAGGTAAGCCGCATAAGTTCCGACAGTGCTCCCTTGACTTACGAGTGTCCCAACTTAAGAGTTTTTCAGGTTCAAATTGAAATGAAGTGGTTTATGTCGTCCGAGCAGTGTTTCTTTGTCCTGCAGTGCCGTGGCAACATTACCAGCCCACACAAGGGGTGGACGGGCTCCGGCCTGATCGGGAGCAGAGGCCCGAACTCCACATGGGGTCCTACGAAGTCCTCCACCCTGTCAAGGTCACTTTAGTTTAGTTTGGCAGGCATGTCAATCAAGAAGAGAGCGGCAAAACGTCTCGAAAGATGCGAGAGGTCCGCTATTTAGTTTGAAGTAACCATCGGGCATTAAAGGAAAATGTTTCCACTTTTCCTCCATTTTGTTACTAAAATCGGATGCACATGCAGTATACTTGTCAAATGGGTAACTTTAAATTATGATAAATAAACCACTGCTAATGATTATTTTATAGATGCAAAATTGCCAATAATAAATATCAAATTTTGTACATTTTTGCCACAGGGTGAGGCGGCGGCGCTACTTCTGGCCATTGACGTGTCGGCGGCAGCGCTACGAGGCGGCCATTTGGATTTTGTGACGCAACAAATACACACTCTCCTCGTCTCACTCGACAAGTAAAACACACAACAAGCATATCTCAACACAATCATGCTAAAACACACTTCCAATTTGCCCAAGAAACATCCGCGTGGGCCTGCTGACATACGACAGCAGAATCCAGCTGTACGACCTCAGCCCCACCCTGTCTCGCCCGCACATGCTGGTCATGGCGGAAACGTTGGATGAGCTGCAATTTCCAGTCAGGGAGGGGCTAGTACTCCCCCTAGGGGACTGCATGGACAATGTctccaggtaaaaaaaaaaatgaaataaagtcttgtaaaatatattttttttactaataCTGGTAATAGTACTATTTCAAATACCAATGTAGGCTAACATAGCAAGTAAACAACATTTGTAGAGAAAGTGCTGAGGCTGTCACTTTTCCAgctttccctgttttgcagtatGGCTTCTAATAACAATTGATCAAATGGTAACGTTTGTGTGCTGTTGTGCAGCGTGTTGCAGCACATTCCCCAGTTGAGTCcggaaggtgacgactcgccagGCGTCCCAGCAGAGCTTCCGGTCAAAGCAGGTCTGGCTGTCCTTCAGACGCTGGCCTGTCCTGGCAAGTTGCTTGTCTTCCACTCGGCTCCGCTGGTAGAGATGGAACAATCCTCAGCTGGCTTCTTCGGAACCAGCAAGCCAAAAGTAAGGAAAGAACCATTTTGATTTGTGGCATGGTAGTCAAGGTGTCGCTCAAATCAGAAAGTTTCTCTTCGTCCACTGTTATGTCCCAGTATTTGAAATTGCCCCGGACACTCTCAGGTATATCATTGCTTCTTCTCACAGTCCATCTTCCAGCCGCCGGAGGGAGCCATCTCATTGGCAGAGGCGTGCGTCCGTCAGGGATGCGGCGTTCATCTGTTTGTCCTCTCCTCGCAAGATGTGGGCGGAGCTTGGCCGGGTCATGTTCCTTATTTGACGGGCGGCGCGCTGTATTCCTACAACCACCTGCAGGTACTGCAACAGCTACCTTTCAAATGCTAACATTCTAGCAGTTGCTATGCTAACATGTGTGTTGAAGTACTATGAAAACATACAAAGATGCTAACGGGGCTAATACGTGTGTTTATCCACAGGGGGATTTGGACCGGGAGCGCTTTAGCCGTAATCTAAATCGGGTTGTGGCGGCAAATGTCGGCTACAAGGCAGATCTTAGCTTGTTTGTTAGCAAAGGTGAGATGTCGAACCTCAGTCCTACAACAATCCCTTACAAAATACCTACAATGCAACACTGTTGCCAGGCATGCGTGTGTCCGGCTGCTACGGACTCTTCGTGCCCAGACCGAGCCCTAACCGGGTCGCTATGGCAACGATAGACTGCCAGACGATGGTGGCTGTGGAGCTGGCGCACGACGGCGCCGCTCTGGATGAGAGTCGGGGCGTCGCTATACAGGTGTGGCACACTTGTAGTTGTTCTTTTATCCACTTctaaaatgtaaacaattgctagggtattgtttgttttttctccccCAGGTTTAGCTAacaatattgtttttctttcaccTTTTCTTGCTAGGCAGTCCTGGCGTACAACACCCCAACGGGGGAGCGGCGCTCCAGGGTGCATACGCTAATGTTGCGATGCTCACGCCACCTGCAAGACACGTTCCGCCAATATCAGGCACAGACGTTGCTGGCCTTCTACTGCAAGAAGAGTAAGATGCACAAAAGCAGCGATGACTAAAGAGAGACAATGTGCCAACTATGGTTTTAAAAGTTTGGAGAAATATGAACAAATTCAGATTCTCAAACTAGTCTGGTATAATAATTACTGGGGTCCGACCAATTAATCGGCGTTATTAACTGTTTTGAAATCAGCAAAAAATCGACAATTTCTTgcagatttttgtctttttttaaaaaaaaatatatatgtaaacATATTACAACATACTAAGTCAATCATAAGGACCTTCAAatattgtcccccccccccccacacacatcattttttttctctctcgtaAACTAATATTAAATGACAAACTTTTGTCAAACTGTTCCTTTCTCTTGTTGCAAATGTTTTATAACCCAAAATTTTTATTTGTTACATCGTCTATAAAGACCCTGTGTGTTCTCTGCGTTTTCAGTGTATTGTGCCGCTTTGGAGCGTCCCCTGCAGGATCTGCGTGAGGAGCTCCAGAGTGACCTGACGGAGGCGTTGGCATCCTACCGCCGTCACGGCTGCTCCTCTTCGACATGGGCGTCGTCCGGTCAGCTGGTTCTCCCTCGGGGCCTGCGAGCGCTACCCGTCTtcgtcaacagtctgaggaaaaGTGACGTCCTACTGCCCGGCCTGCGTACCTCCGTGCACAGTCGGCTGGGTTTGCGTTGCCGGGCGCTCGGCTTGGACGCCGCTGCCTGCGTCACGCACTTCTACCCAACGCTGATCCCTCTGGTACgcacacgtaaaaaaaaaaaaaaatcattatggaCAAGTCAAAGAAAAAGCGAAACTCACTTGCTGCTCCTTGCTGAAGTCACAATTGGAACCTCGTCATTTCATTGCTTCAGCCACTGTCCCACACCAGAAATGtgaaggaggacgaggagggggCTCTACGCTGTTCAGCCACGAGCTTGCATCCAGGTGGGATGTATTTGCTGCACACCCCCCACACCCTCCTGCTGTGGGTGGGAGCCCATGTCTCAGCAAGCACCTTGGCAGAGCTCTTTAACGTGGGATGCTTGGCATCGCTGCCCTCTGGAGAGGTAACCTGTTTTGTCTTTTCACAAAGTGATCAATTTTGTACTGAATGGgagaaatattttttctttttttaaactactcTATGTAAAATGGTGTAAAATGTAGCCTGATGGTCATATttaccaaatttcatgttgctaCGTGAAACTATCTTAAGGGGTGGAATTGTAAAAATATTCTTGGGGAACAAGTTTGTGGCTGAAGTGAGCTGACCAAATGACCACTCCCAAAGGCTCACTCATTTTTTTCCGTGTTATGTTGTTCATCCAGACCAAGCTGCCAGTTCTGGACACCCCCTTGTCGGTCATGGTTCGAACTCTCCTGGACGCGCTGGACTTGGAGGTCCCGTGTTTCCGGCAGGTCAGCTCGCAACTAAATACTGCACCGCGTCACTCAAATCTGTTGTAACGTTGCGTGGAAATGGGCTGTTCACAGCTGCTCCTGGTAAAGCAGGGTGATGCCGGTGAGGAGCTCCTGCAGCGCCACCTGGTGGAGGACAAGAGCCCCAATGGTGGCGCGTCCTACGCCGACTTTCTCTACCACCTGCATGTCAACTCTGTGCGCATGCTGCACTGACCCACACAGTACACGCTTTTGTttaattacttatttatttactattaaTTCACTGGTTTGAGTTAAACACAAGACTCTGGAGAACAGGCTTGGCTGAGATTtacttctattttatttttttacatgtaaTTATAGTTCACACTTGTTGGCGTATAAACAATTCTggaatttctttttattttgtactttttttggTAGTTGTCTAAGTTTGAACACTAGAGGGTGGTAGAGAGCTACGCTGCGAAGCCAGGAAACGGGTGAAATTGCCTTTCAAAATAGTTAGTTCAGCCCATAACTAACCCACCCACTATTAactaaaatgttcaaaaaacGAAAATCAATATTCAATGTGTTTCCTATTAAAAACGTGGGGAAATAACAAACAAGAGatattaagttaaaaaaaaatattgggggGGGAATCTCCAACACCAACTTTTGGATCATCCTGGATCAAATGAGAAATGATCTATCCAGAAAtgaaacattattattattattactataacAAGAATTTTTTGTTGAAATTAGGattttaaaaaagtttaaataaaaaataaaaaggacacCTGAAAACATGGAAAATACTCTTGTTTTGACATCTTTGTAAGCCAGAACCGGAAGTACGTTTTGTTTCACAATCACCTTGACTAAAGGGGGTTGGTCGAGCAAGCTGTCAgaccaaaagagagagagagaaagtgagAGATAGGAAGAGCCCTTCCGTGCTCCGCTCGGTGTTTCCCGATTAAACCTCGCCCTCACTCGGCCTCGCCTCTTCCTCCAGTGCCGGACGACTTTTTTTAGTATCTACTGGGCGGACCTGGTGTgtatctctgtgtgtgtgtgttgtttttttttaccctcaccGGCCGACAGAAACATTTTACCGGGGGCGGGGAGGCAAACAAGAagacagaagaagaaggagaagcgGGAAATATGGCTACGACAACCTGTACAAGATTCACGGACGAGTATCAACTCTATGAGGAGCTTGGCAAGTGAGTGACAAGCGCACACAACATTTGGAGCGCTGCGACTGTCGTCCCTTCAGCCCACGCCGCCGCTGGGACTTGTGGACTGCGGGGGACGTCGGTCGCTGAGCTCCAGGGCCATGCTGCCAGTTTATGCGTGGGCGTGCGTGTGGCGACGTGCGCGCGGCTGTTTTTgtatgtgcgcgcgcgcgcggatGCGTTTAGTGAATGACATGTTTTGATAATGTGAACGATATCAGACGAATGCATGAAATAATACGAATAATTTGTAAGTCGTAATTTATTTGGCGAACaagcaacttttttgaaaatatttttgactcACAAGACAATTTTTCCTCATTGCTACTGCTAGTAACGTATTGAAAATAGTTTGTTGGAAATATACAACCCATTTTTGTATACAAAGAAATACTCCTTGAAACTACACCCACCTTTTGGTTGAAAATATTTGACCCCTAATACtattttgatttaaaatgaaaaaggaCAATATTCTATTTTTCACcaaaaatatttgccatttctcaaaaaatttatagaaaaaatatatattctacTTTTTATGTTGAAAATATGGGACTTTTCTGGACAATATAAAACTTTATCTTCTCCAAATATGTGACTTACATTTCTTGTGAAAACTGATCCCATTTATAGAAAGATGATCCCGTTTATAAAAAGATCACACTTGTTTTTCCCTCATAGGAATTGCTGAAAATAGAAatgagttgtttttttactaATAGATATGCAGCgtaatgtgtttattttatttttattccaggGGCGCCTTTTCAGTGGTGCGTCGATGCGTGAAGCTATGCACGGGACAGGAGTATGCGGCCAAAATCATCAACACCAAAAAGTTATCGGCCAGAGGTAATAACATCCTGTCGAGTGTTGTGCAAGACATTTTTTAGTTGTTTTGACCCATGATGTTGATGGACATAAGTCTATTCTATCAATGTGTAACGAAAGATGCTAATCAACATTCGCTTCTACCCATGTGCAGCACCAAAGAAACAAACTGGAATGAGATCAAAAGTTCAGTAATAGTGGTCAAAAGTTCAGTAATAGTGGTCAAAAGTTCAGTAATAGTGGTCAAGGTGAAAGTAAAGAGAACGTGCAAAAGCACTGCTCACTTTCTAAGTTTttactttatttgtttttttgcgagAGGGAAAGACCAGTCTGACGGGTGTCGCCATCTTGGAAATAAATGGCCCAGTGTTGCACTGTTGCTCCCTAGATGTCCACATTGGAATTATTCatctgaaaatttggaaagatTTTTGACTCATTTGACTCATTTGCGCTTAATTtaaaaattatgtttttttttcttttatagctTCCATACATTTATTTTCTAATCAAATTagtattttcattatttttaattattaggTATATTAAATTGTTTTAGCATTATTTTAAATTATGTGTACATTTCTGTACTGTCTAGATATTTTTGACTATTGATTGGTTTATCAAAACAAAGTATCAATCATTTTTATTCTGTGGCTACGACGGTGTTGTGTTGTGATGCCCCATGCGAGTTATCCCGTCTGATGAGTCAATACGGGTTTTAATCAAGTGCCTTTTTCCAGCTGCCAATACAGAGCCTTTGCTAGCGTTGGCGACTAATGTTATCCAATACCAGTAACCCGGTAACCGGCGAATGGCGTCAACGAAGCCAGCTCCTCTGAATCTCCGTGCACACCAATTTAGGAATATTAACTAAAAGGATTTTGTTCGCTTCAGAGTCAAATGGTCCTGACCTGGCGTCCCCGTTACTTAGCAAGGACGGGAGATTGGTTGAAAGCGTACAATCAGGACTGTGATATCATTAGCCCTATCGCCCCCTCCCACCCCGTGCCGGTGCAGTGAGCGTCTTTTAACGCGATTAAATCCCTCCCAGATTATCCA
This portion of the Syngnathus scovelli strain Florida chromosome 3, RoL_Ssco_1.2, whole genome shotgun sequence genome encodes:
- the si:dkey-13n15.2 gene encoding protein transport protein Sec24C isoform X1 translates to MFFVWSSDIFLYKNVKYYINLGTENWANQNEVWWPMDERAANQSPLWAHHCSSATASELGRLCSPLPDFMRLNLGSPSEQPLPCSLTGQSSQWTPPGGHPAGFCPVITHPYADGPQQISPNSESRYGLDPGLLPSAVKVMADDRAEWEGKVFISESFGPPPPLPTTSCIVEDGGNASPRAIRSTTYCLPQDGPTALLARLPLATLVTPLARQNPLEKPLPVVPDDSCISGCRCCGASMCVAMSWQDCGQRFRCPFCDKLTEVPWQHYQPTQGVDGLRPDREQRPELHMGSYEVLHPVKGEAAALLLAIDVSAAALRGGHLDFVTQQIHTLLVSLDKNIRVGLLTYDSRIQLYDLSPTLSRPHMLVMAETLDELQFPVREGLVLPLGDCMDNVSSVLQHIPQLSPEGDDSPGVPAELPVKAGLAVLQTLACPGKLLVFHSAPLVEMEQSSAGFFGTSKPKSIFQPPEGAISLAEACVRQGCGVHLFVLSSQDVGGAWPGHVPYLTGGALYSYNHLQGDLDRERFSRNLNRVVAANVGYKADLSLFVSKGMRVSGCYGLFVPRPSPNRVAMATIDCQTMVAVELAHDGAALDESRGVAIQAVLAYNTPTGERRSRVHTLMLRCSRHLQDTFRQYQAQTLLAFYCKKMYCAALERPLQDLREELQSDLTEALASYRRHGCSSSTWASSGQLVLPRGLRALPVFVNSLRKSDVLLPGLRTSVHSRLGLRCRALGLDAAACVTHFYPTLIPLPLSHTRNVKEDEEGALRCSATSLHPGGMYLLHTPHTLLLWVGAHVSASTLAELFNVGCLASLPSGETKLPVLDTPLSVMVRTLLDALDLEVPCFRQLLLVKQGDAGEELLQRHLVEDKSPNGGASYADFLYHLHVNSVRMLH
- the si:dkey-13n15.2 gene encoding protein transport protein Sec24C isoform X2; amino-acid sequence: MDERAANQSPLWAHHCSSATASELGRLCSPLPDFMRLNLGSPSEQPLPCSLTGQSSQWTPPGGHPAGFCPVITHPYADGPQQISPNSESRYGLDPGLLPSAVKVMADDRAEWEGKVFISESFGPPPPLPTTSCIVEDGGNASPRAIRSTTYCLPQDGPTALLARLPLATLVTPLARQNPLEKPLPVVPDDSCISGCRCCGASMCVAMSWQDCGQRFRCPFCDKLTEVPWQHYQPTQGVDGLRPDREQRPELHMGSYEVLHPVKGEAAALLLAIDVSAAALRGGHLDFVTQQIHTLLVSLDKNIRVGLLTYDSRIQLYDLSPTLSRPHMLVMAETLDELQFPVREGLVLPLGDCMDNVSSVLQHIPQLSPEGDDSPGVPAELPVKAGLAVLQTLACPGKLLVFHSAPLVEMEQSSAGFFGTSKPKSIFQPPEGAISLAEACVRQGCGVHLFVLSSQDVGGAWPGHVPYLTGGALYSYNHLQGDLDRERFSRNLNRVVAANVGYKADLSLFVSKGMRVSGCYGLFVPRPSPNRVAMATIDCQTMVAVELAHDGAALDESRGVAIQAVLAYNTPTGERRSRVHTLMLRCSRHLQDTFRQYQAQTLLAFYCKKMYCAALERPLQDLREELQSDLTEALASYRRHGCSSSTWASSGQLVLPRGLRALPVFVNSLRKSDVLLPGLRTSVHSRLGLRCRALGLDAAACVTHFYPTLIPLPLSHTRNVKEDEEGALRCSATSLHPGGMYLLHTPHTLLLWVGAHVSASTLAELFNVGCLASLPSGETKLPVLDTPLSVMVRTLLDALDLEVPCFRQLLLVKQGDAGEELLQRHLVEDKSPNGGASYADFLYHLHVNSVRMLH